The following proteins are co-located in the Castanea sativa cultivar Marrone di Chiusa Pesio chromosome 8, ASM4071231v1 genome:
- the LOC142608341 gene encoding LOB domain-containing protein 12, translated as MGGSSPCASCKLLRRRCAKDCIFAPYFPSDDPHKFAIVHKVFGASNVSKMLQELPVHQRADAVSSLVYEANARVRDPVYGCVGAISFLQNQVSQLEMQLAVAQAEILCIQMQQEPNLPTHQIDQVDKSFLLSTNNFDNNNIPQYLSFASSSNVIQDPLKRESLWT; from the exons ATGGGGGGTTCTTCACCTTGTGCTTCTTGCAAGTTATTGAGACGCCGGTGTGCAAAGGATTGCATCTTCGCTCCTTACTTCCCTTCTGATGACCCTCACAAGTTTGCCATTGTTCACAAGGTTTTTGGTGCTAGCAATGTCAGCAAAATGTTGCAG GAGCTTCCTGTTCATCAGAGGGCTGATGCTGTGAGTAGTTTAGTTTATGAAGCAAATGCAAGAGTTCGAGACCCAGTTTACGGATGTGTTGGGGCTATATCTTTCCTACAGAATCAAGTATCACAATTGGAAATGCAacttgcagtggctcaagcagAGATACTTTGCATCCAGATGCAGCAAGAGCCAAACTTACCAACCCATCAGATAGACCAAGTCGACAAGTCATTTCTTCTATCCACTAATAACTTCGATAACAACAATATCCCCCAGTACCTCAGCTTTGCTTCTTCTAGCAATGTAATCCAAGACCCTCTTAAGAGAGAGTCTCTTTGGACTTAA